The following proteins are co-located in the Blattabacterium sp. (Blatta orientalis) str. Tarazona genome:
- the tyrS gene encoding tyrosine--tRNA ligase, with product MKNIIDELSWRGLIQNKVPGVEKQLKKRTTIYIGFDPTSDSLHLGSLLPVIILIHFQKLGHKSIALIGGATGLIGDPSEKKDQRIFLSLETLQKNTESIKKQLSKLLDFYSEKTELLNNFSWIKNISLLDFLRNVGKHFPINYMMSKDSVKKRIDNNKNNGMSFTEFSYSLIQGYDFLYLNKEKDCLLQIGGSDQWGNITTGIELIRKITGKKAYGITFPLVTKSDGIKFGKSEKGENIWLDRKRTTPYKFYQFWMNVSDKEIEKFIKIYTFFSKEKIESFILKHRKNPEKRFLQKRVAEEITQWVHGKKAYEEVVKISHVLFGKKYINELLLSLDEKIFFSIYENIPHMKLPYKEFEKGVFLLDILKKSSLFASKSEANRALNLNSISINKKLIKKNILIHKENLIGKKYILFQFGKKTFLL from the coding sequence ATGAAAAACATTATTGATGAACTCTCCTGGAGAGGATTAATACAAAATAAGGTTCCTGGTGTAGAAAAACAATTAAAAAAGCGTACGACTATATATATAGGTTTTGATCCTACCTCAGATTCTTTACACTTAGGGAGCTTACTTCCTGTTATTATATTGATACATTTTCAAAAACTTGGACATAAATCCATAGCGTTAATTGGAGGAGCTACAGGTCTTATAGGAGATCCGTCAGAAAAAAAAGATCAAAGAATTTTTTTAAGTCTAGAAACTTTACAAAAAAATACAGAATCTATAAAAAAACAACTATCTAAATTGCTAGATTTTTATTCAGAAAAGACAGAATTATTAAACAATTTTAGTTGGATAAAAAACATATCCCTTTTAGATTTTCTACGGAATGTAGGAAAACACTTTCCTATAAATTACATGATGTCTAAAGATTCTGTAAAAAAGAGGATTGATAACAATAAGAATAACGGAATGTCTTTTACGGAATTTTCTTATTCTCTTATACAAGGATATGATTTTCTTTATTTAAACAAAGAAAAAGACTGTCTACTGCAAATAGGTGGATCCGATCAATGGGGAAATATAACTACTGGAATAGAGCTTATTAGAAAAATTACAGGAAAAAAAGCATATGGAATAACATTTCCTTTGGTTACAAAATCTGATGGAATAAAGTTTGGAAAAAGTGAAAAAGGAGAAAATATCTGGTTAGATAGAAAACGTACTACTCCATACAAATTTTATCAATTTTGGATGAATGTTTCAGATAAAGAAATTGAAAAATTTATTAAAATTTATACTTTTTTTTCAAAAGAAAAAATAGAATCTTTTATTTTAAAACATAGAAAAAATCCTGAAAAAAGATTTTTACAAAAAAGAGTAGCGGAAGAAATCACTCAATGGGTTCATGGAAAAAAGGCTTATGAAGAAGTAGTTAAAATATCGCATGTTTTATTTGGAAAAAAATATATCAACGAACTATTACTTTCTTTAGATGAAAAAATATTTTTTTCTATATATGAGAATATTCCACATATGAAACTCCCTTATAAAGAATTTGAAAAAGGAGTTTTTTTATTAGACATTTTGAAAAAAAGCAGTCTTTTTGCTTCCAAAAGTGAAGCAAATCGTGCTTTGAATTTAAATTCCATTTCTATCAACAAAAAACTCATCAAAAAAAATATTCTTATTCATAAAGAAAACTTAATAGGAAAAAAATATATCTTATTTCAATTTGGAAAAAAAACTTTTTTATTATAA
- a CDS encoding 2-isopropylmalate synthase yields the protein MEKKRIQIFDTTLRDGEQVPGCKLNTKEKVRIAKQLEALGVDVIEAGFPTSSPGDYKSVQEICKSISKPIICALSRAIEKDIEIAGNALKDAKMARIHTGIGTSDCHIRYKFNSTPEKIIEKAKLSVQYAKKFVEDVEFYAEDAGRTNNEFLAKVCETVIKYGATVINIPDTTGYCLPEEYGRKIRFLKENVKGIHKIILSTHCHNDLGLATANSLSGIMNGAQQVECTINGIGERAGNTSLEEIVMIIRQNSHLNLFTNIKTKLISETSYLVSECTGMKVQANKAIVGVNAFSHSSGIHQDGIIKKRETYEIINPEDVGIDQSSIILTARSGRAALAYRYKKLGYSLNKNSLDLVYSIFLSYADRKKEIADKELKIILEKANIKKKRMLHNSGRINVV from the coding sequence ATGGAAAAGAAAAGAATACAAATTTTTGACACAACACTGCGTGATGGAGAACAAGTTCCAGGATGTAAATTAAATACTAAAGAAAAAGTAAGGATAGCTAAACAATTAGAAGCTTTGGGTGTTGATGTTATTGAAGCTGGATTTCCCACTTCTAGTCCAGGAGATTATAAATCTGTACAAGAGATTTGTAAATCTATTTCAAAACCCATTATTTGTGCATTGTCTAGAGCCATAGAAAAAGATATAGAAATAGCTGGTAACGCTTTAAAAGATGCAAAAATGGCTAGAATACATACTGGAATCGGAACTTCTGATTGTCATATTCGTTATAAATTTAATAGTACTCCAGAAAAAATTATAGAAAAAGCAAAACTTTCGGTTCAATACGCAAAAAAATTCGTGGAAGATGTAGAATTTTATGCAGAAGATGCAGGACGTACCAATAATGAATTTTTGGCAAAAGTTTGTGAAACAGTTATAAAATATGGCGCAACGGTAATTAATATTCCAGACACTACAGGTTATTGTTTACCGGAGGAATATGGAAGAAAAATTCGTTTTTTGAAAGAAAATGTTAAAGGAATTCATAAAATTATATTGTCTACTCATTGTCATAATGATCTGGGATTGGCTACAGCTAATTCTTTATCTGGAATTATGAATGGGGCTCAACAAGTAGAATGCACCATTAATGGGATTGGGGAAAGAGCTGGGAATACCTCATTAGAAGAAATAGTAATGATCATTAGACAAAATTCTCATTTAAATTTATTTACAAATATAAAAACAAAACTTATTTCTGAAACCAGTTATTTAGTGTCTGAATGTACGGGAATGAAAGTTCAGGCTAATAAAGCGATTGTAGGAGTCAATGCCTTTTCTCATTCATCAGGAATTCATCAAGATGGTATAATAAAAAAGAGAGAAACTTATGAAATTATCAATCCAGAAGATGTTGGAATTGATCAATCTTCAATTATTTTAACAGCTAGGAGTGGAAGGGCGGCTTTAGCTTATCGTTATAAAAAATTGGGATATTCTTTAAATAAAAATTCTTTGGATTTAGTTTATTCTATTTTTCTGAGTTATGCAGATAGAAAAAAAGAAATTGCAGATAAAGAATTAAAGATTATTTTAGAAAAAGCGAATATTAAGAAAAAACGCATGTTACATAATAGTGGAAGAATAAATGTTGTTTAG
- the leuC gene encoding 3-isopropylmalate dehydratase large subunit — protein sequence MSKSLFDKIWETHIVKKFENGVDVLYIDRHYIHEVTSPQAFLEIETRGVPVFRPEKIIATADHNVPTINQHLPISDPLSKKQIDLLIKNCKKFGITLYGLGHENHGIVHVIGPELGLTLPGMTIVCGDSHTSTHGAFGSISFGIGTSQVAMVMASQCLLVSKPKQMRIQLKGKSLKKGVTPKDVILYMISKLGVDIGTGHFIEYTGPIIKNMSMEGRMTICNMSIEMGAKGGLIAPDEITFDYLKNHTYLKKNNHKKHLEHWTTLKTDDHAVFDKEYVLDAEEIEPMITYGTNPGMGMKISDRIPKSTESQQKKSLYYMGFKSGEFLIGKPINYIFIGSCTNSRIEDLRLVASVVKGKKKADHVTVMVVPGSQRVIQQAKKEGLDQIFKNAGFEFRQPGCSACLGMNEDKIPSGEYCVSTSNRNFEGRQGPGVRTLLVSPLTASIIAIEGKIVDIKKYNL from the coding sequence ATGTCAAAATCATTGTTTGATAAAATTTGGGAAACACATATAGTAAAAAAATTTGAAAATGGAGTAGATGTTCTGTATATTGATAGACATTATATACATGAAGTGACTAGCCCTCAAGCTTTTTTAGAAATAGAAACAAGAGGGGTCCCTGTTTTTAGACCAGAAAAAATTATAGCGACGGCGGATCATAATGTTCCTACTATTAATCAACATTTACCCATTTCAGATCCTCTTTCTAAAAAACAAATAGATTTATTAATCAAAAATTGTAAAAAATTTGGAATAACGTTGTATGGATTAGGACATGAGAATCATGGAATTGTTCATGTTATTGGTCCAGAATTAGGTTTAACATTACCTGGAATGACCATAGTTTGTGGAGATAGTCATACTTCTACTCATGGAGCTTTTGGAAGTATTTCTTTTGGAATTGGAACTAGTCAAGTAGCCATGGTTATGGCTAGTCAATGTTTATTAGTATCTAAACCGAAACAGATGAGAATTCAATTAAAAGGAAAATCTTTAAAAAAAGGGGTGACTCCAAAAGATGTTATTTTATACATGATATCCAAGCTTGGTGTAGATATAGGGACTGGACATTTTATAGAATATACGGGACCTATCATTAAAAATATGAGTATGGAAGGTCGAATGACTATTTGTAATATGAGTATTGAAATGGGAGCAAAAGGGGGATTAATAGCTCCAGATGAAATAACTTTTGATTATCTTAAAAATCATACTTATTTAAAAAAAAATAATCATAAAAAACATCTAGAGCATTGGACCACATTAAAAACAGATGATCACGCAGTTTTTGATAAAGAATATGTCCTAGATGCTGAAGAGATTGAACCTATGATTACCTATGGGACCAACCCTGGAATGGGAATGAAAATTTCTGATCGTATCCCGAAATCAACTGAATCTCAACAAAAAAAATCTTTGTATTATATGGGATTCAAATCCGGAGAATTCCTAATTGGAAAACCCATTAATTATATTTTTATAGGAAGTTGTACAAATTCTAGAATAGAAGACCTCCGATTAGTGGCTTCTGTAGTAAAAGGAAAGAAAAAAGCTGATCATGTAACAGTTATGGTAGTTCCTGGATCGCAAAGAGTTATTCAACAGGCTAAAAAGGAAGGATTAGATCAAATTTTTAAAAATGCTGGGTTTGAATTTCGTCAACCAGGATGTTCTGCTTGTTTAGGAATGAATGAGGATAAAATTCCTTCTGGAGAATATTGTGTTTCTACATCTAATAGAAATTTTGAAGGAAGACAAGGGCCAGGAGTTCGTACTCTATTAGTAAGTCCTTTGACTGCTTCTATCATAGCAATTGAAGGAAAAATTGTAGACATTAAAAAATATAATCTATGA
- the leuD gene encoding 3-isopropylmalate dehydratase small subunit, with amino-acid sequence MKKFTVIISKAIPLPVEDIDTDQIIPARFLKETKREEYGKNLFRDWRYSNDGSLKKDFILNNPLFSGKILLSGRNFGCGSSREHAAWALFDYGFQVVISSFFADIFKENALNNGLLTVEISEKFLKNLFDLVNKKPDTNIKVDLIEQLITIMETGISEKFSIHPYKKNCFINGYDDIDFLVSIKKDIENFRKKRNPIKI; translated from the coding sequence ATGAAAAAATTTACTGTAATAATAAGTAAAGCTATTCCCTTACCTGTAGAGGATATAGATACAGATCAAATTATCCCCGCTCGTTTTTTGAAAGAAACTAAACGCGAGGAATATGGAAAAAATCTTTTTAGAGACTGGCGGTATTCTAATGATGGATCTTTGAAAAAAGATTTTATTTTAAATAATCCACTTTTTTCTGGAAAAATCCTTTTATCAGGAAGGAATTTTGGTTGTGGTTCTAGTCGTGAACATGCTGCTTGGGCTCTTTTTGATTATGGGTTTCAAGTAGTTATCTCTAGTTTTTTTGCTGATATTTTTAAGGAGAATGCATTAAATAATGGATTACTTACTGTAGAAATATCCGAAAAATTTTTGAAAAATTTATTTGATCTAGTTAATAAAAAACCGGATACTAATATTAAAGTTGATTTAATAGAACAGCTTATTACAATAATGGAAACAGGAATTTCTGAAAAATTTTCTATCCATCCATATAAAAAAAATTGTTTTATAAATGGTTATGACGATATAGATTTTTTGGTTTCCATTAAAAAAGACATAGAGAATTTTAGAAAAAAAAGAAATCCCATTAAAATATGA
- the leuB gene encoding 3-isopropylmalate dehydrogenase: protein MKKNIVVIEGDGVGPEVIKQAIKALNSIGNRFHHEFSYQKVLAGSKAIETFGGPMPKETIDSCLKSDAVLFGSIGDPKYDSYPRGMRPEDGLLKLRKEMDLYCNIRPIVTYPEINKSPIKERKLEGVNFVIYRELTGGIYFGKKGRSKNGKEAYDYCVYSEKEIERIGEMSFKAARSRNRKMTLVDKANVLETSRLWREVIQKMSLDYSDVDLEFLYIDNAAMQILINPRKFDVILTDNMFGDILSDEASILTSSLGLLPSASIGNKKSLFEPIHGSYPQAKGKNIANPLGCILSVSMMLEYFEMPKEKNLLEEAVKSSIQEKICTPDIILDDRNSSSTEEVGDYIEKYIKNH from the coding sequence ATGAAAAAGAATATTGTTGTAATCGAAGGAGATGGGGTAGGACCAGAGGTAATAAAACAAGCCATAAAAGCTTTGAATTCAATTGGGAATAGATTTCACCATGAGTTTTCTTATCAAAAGGTTTTAGCAGGATCTAAAGCCATAGAAACGTTTGGAGGTCCTATGCCAAAAGAAACTATAGATAGTTGTTTAAAATCAGATGCTGTTTTATTCGGATCTATAGGAGATCCAAAATACGATTCTTATCCAAGAGGGATGAGACCTGAAGACGGATTATTAAAACTTAGAAAAGAAATGGACTTATATTGTAACATTCGTCCTATAGTTACTTATCCAGAAATTAATAAATCCCCTATAAAAGAAAGAAAATTAGAAGGAGTTAATTTTGTTATATATCGAGAATTAACAGGAGGAATTTACTTTGGAAAAAAAGGTCGTTCTAAAAATGGAAAAGAAGCATATGATTATTGTGTGTATTCAGAAAAAGAAATTGAACGTATTGGAGAAATGTCTTTTAAAGCAGCACGTTCTCGTAATAGAAAAATGACTTTGGTAGATAAAGCTAATGTTCTAGAGACATCTAGGTTATGGCGTGAAGTTATTCAAAAAATGTCTTTAGATTATTCTGATGTGGATTTAGAATTCTTATATATAGATAATGCAGCTATGCAAATTCTTATTAATCCTAGAAAATTTGATGTAATTTTAACGGATAATATGTTTGGAGATATTCTATCAGATGAAGCCAGTATATTAACTAGTTCTTTAGGATTACTTCCATCTGCTTCTATTGGGAATAAAAAATCTTTGTTTGAACCTATACATGGATCTTATCCTCAAGCAAAAGGAAAAAATATCGCAAATCCATTAGGTTGTATACTTTCCGTATCTATGATGCTAGAATATTTTGAAATGCCTAAAGAAAAAAATCTTTTAGAAGAAGCTGTGAAAAGCTCTATCCAAGAAAAAATATGCACTCCAGATATTATTCTAGATGATAGAAATTCTTCTTCTACTGAAGAAGTGGGAGATTATATAGAAAAATACATTAAAAATCATTAA
- a CDS encoding PD-(D/E)XK nuclease family protein: MKKKFLLVSSDNFIIEYIRKKYYTDFSYFPETYTMDKLLEKISGLSPCSVNQILFYFFFFLRKENSVLSKNLNDFLNWAPNIINDFQDLDIHLINIECFFSYIISTEKMKKWHINPLEKVDIEEKKNYLFWEEIYKYYNLFQEKLLKKGIGYKGFLFRIAISRLKKFFSKKTDIKIILLIYKFNLLPEYEKLFIKKIIQINQESIQLHSICDIQIKKSDDFYINLQDEPILINNQLNNLKIISVSNEIEQVKIVEELVDKLVKNRQELSKIVLVLGDSYLTFPLLHSIKKISGIYPSISIDYPLKNLPIHYTLDSIFQLLLKKEKLKNFYKKDILRVLLDGYIQKLFLKKDLSLIEKLEIENSNLISEENINKYLFKNNLNIIFQIPTHNAKKAFLGIMSFIRKLKNLFFINTKKHLLELKFLSELENYMQRIKIVIRKTECSFFGIKDLFNIYQQFIKTEKISYIHKNSKGIHLIGFLGSYFESFETTIMTSVNEGIIPPNKEDFFYKTMIPNDIRNRFNLSSSQKNENFYSHHFRNLLENSKNIYLIYKNKPDELNSGEKSRFIHQIEMISNFSIKERKNHPLILSTKISPISPIVIKKTKSMIQRLYELATHGLSPSSIHLYNYNPLLFYYKKVLGLNIEKISLKQRIGKIIHKILEVLYHPIKGNFITIDGIDTMKKNYESIIKKIISENKKNTEERNILINSIVNNYIKNFISWEEKNFHKGHKIFIKELECKVSTLLDIGSNKKVNLYGIIDRIDECDGTTRILDYKIGISKINKIHISLNKREKIFQDPHYGNIMQLLIYMYLWFKSFHSHKKNPPVITLVSPEKNKKNSIQTIPINFFHQITYENYIKEFLPYLMNRIYEILDPKIPIEEKKINDF; this comes from the coding sequence ATGAAAAAAAAATTTCTATTAGTTTCATCGGATAACTTTATTATAGAATATATTAGAAAAAAGTACTATACGGATTTTAGTTATTTTCCTGAAACTTATACAATGGATAAACTTCTTGAGAAAATATCCGGTTTATCTCCATGCTCTGTAAATCAGATTCTTTTTTATTTTTTTTTCTTCTTGAGAAAGGAAAATAGTGTTTTATCGAAAAACTTGAACGATTTTTTGAATTGGGCTCCTAATATTATAAATGATTTTCAAGATTTAGATATTCATCTGATAAATATTGAGTGTTTTTTTTCTTACATTATTTCCACCGAGAAAATGAAAAAATGGCATATCAATCCTTTGGAAAAAGTGGATATAGAAGAAAAAAAAAATTACCTATTTTGGGAGGAAATTTATAAATATTACAACCTTTTTCAGGAGAAACTATTGAAAAAAGGAATAGGTTATAAGGGGTTCCTATTCCGAATAGCTATTTCTCGTCTAAAAAAATTTTTTTCCAAAAAAACGGATATAAAAATAATCTTATTGATTTACAAATTCAATCTACTTCCTGAATATGAAAAACTTTTTATAAAAAAAATTATTCAAATAAATCAAGAGTCTATTCAATTACATAGTATATGCGATATACAGATCAAAAAATCTGATGATTTTTATATCAATCTCCAGGATGAACCAATACTGATTAATAATCAATTAAATAATCTAAAAATCATCAGCGTTTCTAACGAAATAGAACAAGTGAAAATAGTAGAAGAATTAGTTGATAAACTTGTTAAAAACAGACAAGAACTATCTAAAATTGTTCTTGTCTTAGGAGATTCCTATTTAACTTTTCCTTTATTACATTCTATAAAAAAAATTTCAGGAATCTATCCATCTATATCCATAGATTATCCCCTAAAAAATCTTCCGATTCATTATACTTTAGATTCAATTTTTCAGCTATTATTAAAAAAAGAAAAATTAAAAAATTTTTATAAAAAAGATATACTAAGAGTTTTGTTAGATGGATACATCCAAAAATTATTCCTTAAAAAAGATCTTTCTCTTATAGAGAAATTAGAGATAGAAAATTCCAATCTTATTTCAGAAGAAAATATAAACAAATATTTATTCAAAAATAATCTAAATATCATTTTTCAAATCCCAACTCATAATGCTAAGAAAGCTTTTCTTGGTATTATGAGTTTTATTAGAAAATTAAAAAATTTATTTTTCATAAATACAAAAAAACATCTGTTAGAATTAAAATTTCTATCGGAATTAGAAAATTATATGCAAAGAATAAAAATTGTAATCAGAAAAACAGAATGTTCTTTTTTTGGAATAAAAGATTTATTTAATATTTATCAACAATTTATAAAAACAGAAAAAATTTCTTATATACATAAAAATTCAAAAGGAATCCATTTAATAGGATTTTTAGGTTCTTATTTTGAAAGTTTTGAAACCACAATTATGACTTCCGTTAATGAAGGAATTATCCCTCCCAATAAAGAAGATTTTTTTTATAAAACAATGATACCAAATGATATTCGTAATAGATTTAATTTATCTAGTTCTCAAAAAAATGAGAATTTTTATTCTCATCATTTTAGAAACCTTTTGGAAAATTCAAAAAATATTTATTTGATATATAAAAATAAACCTGATGAGCTAAATTCTGGAGAAAAAAGCCGTTTCATTCATCAAATAGAAATGATTTCAAACTTTTCCATAAAAGAGAGAAAAAATCATCCGCTTATTCTAAGTACTAAAATCTCCCCCATCTCTCCTATTGTAATAAAAAAAACAAAATCCATGATACAACGTTTGTATGAACTAGCTACTCATGGTTTATCTCCTTCCTCCATCCATTTGTACAATTATAATCCTCTTCTTTTTTACTACAAAAAAGTACTTGGATTAAACATAGAAAAAATATCTCTTAAACAAAGAATAGGAAAAATTATACACAAAATCTTGGAAGTATTATATCATCCTATTAAGGGAAATTTTATTACTATAGATGGAATTGATACAATGAAAAAAAATTATGAATCTATTATAAAAAAGATAATATCAGAAAACAAAAAAAATACAGAAGAAAGAAATATTTTAATTAATTCAATAGTAAATAATTACATAAAAAATTTTATTTCTTGGGAGGAAAAAAACTTTCATAAAGGACATAAAATTTTTATCAAAGAATTAGAATGCAAAGTGTCAACTCTATTAGATATTGGATCTAATAAAAAAGTTAATTTATACGGAATCATAGATCGTATAGATGAATGTGACGGAACTACACGGATTCTTGATTATAAAATAGGAATATCAAAAATAAATAAAATCCATATTTCTTTAAATAAAAGAGAAAAAATCTTTCAAGATCCTCATTATGGAAATATTATGCAATTACTTATTTACATGTATTTATGGTTTAAATCATTTCATAGTCATAAAAAAAATCCTCCAGTTATAACTCTTGTTTCACCTGAAAAAAATAAAAAAAATTCTATACAAACCATTCCTATAAATTTTTTTCATCAAATTACATATGAAAATTATATAAAAGAATTTTTACCATATTTGATGAATAGAATTTACGAAATTTTGGATCCAAAAATTCCAATAGAAGAAAAAAAGATTAATGATTTTTAA